A stretch of the Ascaphus truei isolate aAscTru1 chromosome 4, aAscTru1.hap1, whole genome shotgun sequence genome encodes the following:
- the LOC142493285 gene encoding uncharacterized protein LOC142493285, translated as MSLFKMEETPYLRQTSIELQPLEAQIARQQDVENNHAGEVLQAEADFPDSDQRHIYVLPAIPDQRNIYQKAYQTVAKVITKKRLLKTILCLSICFAFLAISASVIFRLQWHFVTQQEGEIIDWKRTAAHGITTPDSGIVKRGLHYDLKPVDIQSVGIPQGVYWKPFPKPIIQKRKTLGISQVVLFDSTVLAKEAGITTPEGRKLVTQHLNAQMQQLQSTSLKYDLPLHDHWKQQSYREQRCHAEFGHCYFIDFQGTRKWPTKELKADHCPRPGVTMDNIRYKQYPIFYLNTGQITQNGFVPNGQTDPRVAFWEGAEEEEYRIPGGVRPYISAVFCTDSIYSGWWNSSITAEDLLHKLQDVMEDAKTGQLKTAALPKEWNTKGDGMLFREPTAWDTCTQPRFATFTNTTYYSHSCKGFKNACGITLEKLINEGICDKDTTVFKYGCKPCSFYYNLTQGYFNWQPKMIDQGFLHFSGLRGFWCVERIVIMKPNYKVYSLFQKCLNDSLHMNVDTVIRAMSDLMNVQIAPDDKPCEYDTCTTRNIVNMPYSEAMWGTNATINAIVYYENDTEFMNECKVSSKTSARKLLTNDDILITTGHLLSDSVSVISQISDSNDEELRRGILVLRDHMIKFASYTISDITVLSEEIKALVILNHITSIRLTLQSKKVDISLLNLTLITQTLNLSPKESEILAYVSQTTVYDIRERNHRRVHNPDDSLWEVFIYYELFIPGDVYTTNWELLNFGHITHTGSYFARMQVAQPFQYMSVKCDRKFFISTIRCVDRGYLICDDIIQHMPCNDQMQGSNCPITVMPIQTPFTLIHSLDNGSYIVLSTEKDCDIPPFQASLVTVNGSIQCYGTTLIPPLLHQKFTSGVHFQVPAITLILPHMTAYLAHLKKMKVTIGFTHDIVHTLLQRVHSELLRVDLHPGDFPQWLTTLGESLKTFWPMTGNFLTKIGTSLQSTGKSIFSGLGNAFGILGYLKPILFFILGIIILVILLRIFSFLPKMKMKRRSA; from the coding sequence ATGTCACTGTTCAAGATGGAGGAGACACCGTATCTGCGACAGACTTCGATCGAGCTGCAGCCTCTCGAAGCACAGATTGCAAGACAACAGGATGTGGAAAATAATCACGCAGGTGAGGTCCTACAAGCTGAAGCTGACTTCCCTgacagtgaccaaagacatatatatgtgttaccTGCCATACCGGATCAACGCAACATTTACCAGAAGGCCTATCAAACAGTGGCTAAGGTGAtcacaaagaaaagactgttaaagactattttgtgtctctcaatctgttttgcttttctagcaatatcagccagcgttattttcaggttacaatGGCATTTTGTGACTCAGCAAGAAGGAGAGATCATCGACTGGAAACGTACAGCAgcacacggtattaccacaccagactccggcatcgtgaaacgaggactacattacgatttgaaaccggtggacatacagtcggtgggtatacctcaaggtgtgtattggaagccgtttcctaaacctatcatccagaaacgaaagactttggggatttcacaggttgtgctgtttgattctactgtgctagctaaagaagctggtataactacgccagaaggaaggaagctggtgacacaacatctgaatgcacagatgcaacagctgcaatctacaagcctgaaatatgatttaccccttcatgaccattggaagcagcaaagctaccgtgaacaacgttgtcatgctgaatttggacattgttatttcattgactttcaaggaaCACGTAAATGGCCAACGAAGGAGCTGAAAGCTGATCATTGCCCTCGGCCTGGTGTGACCATGGACAATATAAGGTATAAGCAATACCCTATTTTCTATCTGAATACAGGTCAAATTACTCAGAACGGATTCGTTCCCAATGGACAGACTGATCCAAGAGTGGCATTCTGGGAAGGTGCTGAAGAAGAAGAGTACAGAATACCTGGGGGGGTAAGACCGTATATATCTGCTGTTTTTTGTACTGACAGTATTTACTCAGGATGGTGGAACTCATCAATAACCGCTGAGGACCTGTTACACAAACTTCAAGATGTGATGGAAGATGCTAAAACTGGACAGCTAAAGACAGCAGCACTTCCGAAAGAATGGAATACAAAAGGTGATGGTATGTTGTTTCGTGAACCTACAGCATGGGACACTTGCACTCAACCACGCTTTGCTACATTTACCAATACGACATActacagccattcatgtaaaggttTCAAGAATGCGTGTGGTATCACATTGGAGAAATTGATTAATGAAGGAATCTGTGATAAGGACACTACAGTATTCAAGTACGGTTGTAAACCGTGTTCCTTTTATTACAATCTCACGCAAGGCTATTTTAACTGGCAACCGaaaatgattgatcaaggatttttacatttttctgggttacgaggtttttggtgtgtggagcgaatagtgattatgaaacctaattacaaagtctactccctgttccagaaatgtctcaatgatagtttgcatatgaatgttgacacggtaatcagggcaatgagcgatttgatgaatgttcaaatagctccagatgataaaccctgtgagtatgacacgtgcaccacacgtaatattgttaacatgccctactcagaggcaatgtggggtacgaatgcaacgattaatgccatagtgtattatgaaaatgacacagagttcatgaatgaatgtaaagtttcaagtaaaacatctgcaagaaaattgcttactaacgatgatattcttataaccacaggacacctgctgagtgattctgtttctgttataagtcaaatctctgactcaaatgatgaagaattaaggagaggtattttggtgttaagagatcacatgataaaatttgcttcctacacaatttcagatataacagtgttatctgaagaaattaaagctttggttattcttaatcacattacttctatcaggttaacattgcaaagtaaaaaggttgacatatcacttttaaatctcactttaatcacacagactctcaatttaagtccgaaagaatctgaaatcctggcatatgtttcacaaaccacagtttatgacatacgagaaagaaaccacagacgggttcataaccctgatgactcatTATGGGAAGTTTTTATatactatgaattatttattccaggagatgtgtatacaacaaattgggaactgcttaattttggacacataacacacacaggttcttatttcgcaaggaTGCAGGTTGCGCAACCATTTCaatacatgtctgtgaaatgtgatcgtaaatttttcatcagcactataagatgtgttgatagaggttacttgatttgtgatgacattatacagcacatgccttgcaatgatcaaatgcaaggtagcaactgcccgataactgTAATGCCTATTCAAACcccttttacattaattcacagcctagataatgggagttacatagtgtTATCTACAGAAAaggattgcgatattcctccttttcaggcatcacttgtcacggttaatgggagtatacagtgttatggtactacacttattccacctctgttacatcagaaattcacatctggagtacatttccaggtaccagctatcacactgatccttcctcacatgacagcctatttggcacatttaaagaagATGAAAgttactatagggttcacacatgatatagtacatacccttttacagagagttcacagtgaattactacgtgttgatttgcacccaggtgattttccccagtggttaaCTACACTGGGTGAgtcattgaaaactttttggccaatgacaggtaattttttgacaaagataggcactagcctacaatctactggtaaaagtatctTTAGTGGACTgggaaatgcgtttggaatcctaggttatttaaaaccaatattgttttttattttagggataataatccttgttattttgcttcgtattttctcatttcttccgaagatgaagatgaagaggcgttcagcttaa